One Halobaculum sp. CBA1158 DNA segment encodes these proteins:
- a CDS encoding metal-dependent hydrolase translates to MPSTIVHLGLAGLLAAALVRDDHFGRRAVAVVLIAAALPDLDSFLSPVLAGAHRAVGHNLILPAIAAAVLAYDTRVRAESWILARFGASGAGVAWVAIAAFSVAGVGLDYAFNGVNLLWPIHDRFYTLKGRAVLSNQRGFVQTFVEFAPESEPESVRTTDNTHYVTGVDPSPGAEPEDVERVFPLATSGWQLLIAATGYGVLAARFLREARE, encoded by the coding sequence GTGCCCTCGACGATCGTCCACCTGGGGCTGGCGGGACTGCTCGCGGCGGCGCTCGTGCGGGACGACCACTTCGGCCGACGGGCGGTCGCGGTCGTCCTGATCGCGGCCGCGCTTCCGGATCTCGACTCGTTCCTCTCGCCGGTGCTCGCGGGCGCACACCGGGCCGTCGGCCACAACCTGATCCTCCCTGCGATCGCCGCGGCGGTGCTCGCGTACGACACGCGCGTCCGAGCAGAGTCGTGGATCCTCGCCCGGTTCGGGGCGTCGGGCGCGGGCGTGGCCTGGGTCGCGATCGCGGCGTTTTCGGTCGCGGGCGTCGGTCTCGACTACGCGTTCAACGGCGTCAACCTCCTCTGGCCGATCCACGACCGATTCTACACCCTCAAGGGACGGGCGGTCCTCTCGAACCAGCGCGGGTTCGTCCAGACGTTCGTCGAGTTCGCGCCCGAGTCGGAGCCTGAGTCCGTGCGGACGACCGACAACACCCATTACGTCACCGGCGTCGACCCCTCCCCCGGGGCCGAGCCCGAGGACGTGGAACGGGTGTTCCCGCTCGCCACCTCGGGGTGGCAGCTCCTGATCGCCGCGACCGGCTACGGCGTCCTCGCCGCGCGGTTCCTCCGCGAGGCGCGCGAGTGA
- the hmgB gene encoding hydroxymethylglutaryl-CoA synthase gives MTAVGIDAIEIWTGKLKLDLPGTFAPAKGEDPGKYTKGLGLETSSFPDAYEDIVTMGANAAKRLIDRKNLDPQDIGRIDVATESAFDNSKPVSTYIAGCLEQVYDGDFHHANKGERKFACVAGTQSIDDAYNWIKAGRNRGRAALVIATDTALYARGDPGEATQGAGAVAMLIDEDPSIVELSTEQGYGSADETDFLKPNQQFPSVDGKRSMQVYLARMREALTDFESVAWDAHPDDFAYVPFHTPFPGMVRKAGLLGYRHMIRDTDIEDALEGRIGRQPREEEFDDWEHYEEAIRAYMDDLKETEEYQSWYADTIEPTLDISRRVGNWYTGSVHLARTSALRHAAANDIDLEGQKLLVASYGSGAQAEIHAETVADDWRGEIEALNLEDQLARRYDLSYDEYEQVHDRHNHDMDVELEEFTQPDGEFVFTGWGRMSERKYDYVE, from the coding sequence ATGACAGCAGTCGGCATCGACGCCATCGAGATCTGGACCGGGAAGCTCAAGCTAGACCTCCCGGGGACGTTCGCGCCGGCGAAGGGCGAGGACCCGGGCAAGTACACGAAGGGGCTCGGGCTGGAGACCTCCTCGTTCCCCGACGCCTACGAGGACATCGTCACCATGGGCGCGAACGCGGCCAAGCGCCTGATCGACCGCAAGAACCTGGACCCGCAGGACATCGGCCGCATCGACGTGGCCACGGAGTCGGCGTTCGACAACTCCAAGCCCGTCTCGACGTACATCGCGGGCTGTCTGGAGCAGGTGTACGACGGCGACTTCCACCACGCGAACAAGGGCGAGCGGAAGTTCGCGTGCGTCGCCGGCACCCAGAGCATCGACGACGCGTACAACTGGATCAAGGCGGGGCGCAACCGCGGTCGCGCGGCGCTGGTGATCGCCACCGACACGGCGCTGTACGCCCGCGGCGACCCCGGGGAGGCGACCCAGGGCGCGGGCGCGGTCGCGATGCTCATCGACGAGGACCCGTCGATCGTCGAACTCTCGACCGAGCAGGGGTACGGCAGCGCCGACGAGACCGACTTCCTGAAGCCGAACCAGCAGTTCCCGAGCGTGGACGGCAAGCGCTCGATGCAGGTGTACCTCGCGCGGATGCGCGAGGCGCTGACTGACTTCGAGTCGGTCGCGTGGGACGCCCACCCCGACGACTTCGCGTACGTCCCGTTTCACACGCCGTTCCCGGGGATGGTCCGCAAAGCGGGCCTGCTCGGCTACCGCCACATGATCCGCGACACCGACATCGAGGACGCCCTCGAGGGCCGGATCGGCCGCCAGCCCCGCGAGGAGGAGTTCGACGACTGGGAGCACTACGAGGAGGCCATTCGGGCGTACATGGACGACCTGAAGGAGACCGAGGAGTACCAGTCGTGGTACGCCGACACGATCGAACCGACGCTCGACATCTCCCGGCGCGTGGGCAACTGGTACACCGGCTCGGTCCACCTCGCGCGCACCTCGGCGCTGCGCCACGCCGCTGCGAACGACATCGACCTGGAGGGGCAGAAGCTCCTCGTCGCGTCGTACGGTTCGGGCGCGCAGGCCGAGATCCACGCCGAGACCGTCGCCGACGACTGGCGCGGGGAGATCGAGGCGCTGAATCTCGAGGATCAGCTCGCGCGCCGCTACGACCTCTCGTACGACGAGTACGAGCAGGTCCACGACCGCCACAACCACGACATGGACGTGGAGCTGGAGGAGTTCACTCAGCCCGACGGCGAGTTCGTGTTCACCGGCTGGGGCCGGATGAGCGAGCGGAAGTACGACTACGTCGAGTAA
- a CDS encoding glutathione S-transferase N-terminal domain-containing protein, which translates to MSTLVLYELEGCPYCAKVKNKLAELGLEYDSVMVPQSHDERTEVEEVSGQTGVPVLVDEEHGVDGMPESDDIVEYLEETYGGAAA; encoded by the coding sequence ATGTCAACACTCGTCCTCTACGAACTGGAAGGCTGTCCGTACTGCGCGAAGGTGAAGAACAAGCTGGCCGAGCTCGGCCTGGAGTACGACTCGGTGATGGTGCCGCAGTCGCACGACGAGCGCACCGAAGTCGAGGAGGTGTCCGGCCAGACCGGCGTCCCCGTCCTCGTCGACGAGGAACACGGCGTCGACGGGATGCCGGAGTCCGACGACATCGTCGAGTACCTCGAGGAGACGTACGGCGGCGCGGCGGCGTAA
- a CDS encoding GNAT family N-acetyltransferase — MNGSDEGSAATVRPYRAGDADALWALKRGFETGLGAGTGGDGKAERYAAKLTDEYRRRWLAWVDRCVDEQAATVTVAAVDDNRDGDGSDDRDRDADGETHTAAGDLAGYVFVLPESLSFVWDAAVLNEVYVRPEYRGTGVADDLMAAALSVAREQDLPLDRMVLDVDRENDRARAFYDRYGFERWGEMVARDL; from the coding sequence ATGAACGGATCCGACGAGGGGAGCGCGGCGACCGTGCGGCCGTACCGCGCCGGCGACGCCGACGCGCTGTGGGCGCTCAAGCGCGGCTTCGAGACCGGACTGGGAGCGGGAACCGGCGGCGACGGGAAGGCGGAGCGCTACGCGGCGAAGCTCACCGACGAGTACCGCCGGCGCTGGCTCGCGTGGGTCGACCGCTGCGTGGACGAACAGGCCGCGACCGTGACGGTCGCGGCGGTAGACGATAACCGAGACGGGGATGGAAGCGATGACCGCGACCGCGACGCCGACGGTGAAACGCACACCGCCGCCGGCGACCTCGCCGGGTACGTGTTCGTGCTCCCGGAATCGTTGTCGTTCGTCTGGGACGCGGCCGTGCTCAACGAGGTGTACGTCCGGCCCGAGTACCGCGGGACCGGCGTCGCGGACGACCTCATGGCGGCGGCGTTATCGGTCGCCCGCGAACAGGATCTCCCGCTGGATCGCATGGTCCTCGACGTGGACCGCGAGAACGACCGCGCGCGGGCGTTCTACGACCGGTACGGCTTCGAACGCTGGGGCGAGATGGTCGCGCGCGACCTCTGA
- a CDS encoding thioredoxin family protein — MSDTSATAGGDAAATTTPAPRDVDAREFPGELREAVAEHDLVLVDFYTKGCTLCQSIEPVLGSVARAADVPVLLVNPQTDPSLVSEHSIRSVPTLALFRAGSDERESKTDRGTERPEGGDEGGPREVGRIADGFVGAERIVEFVEDARATADS, encoded by the coding sequence ATGAGCGACACCTCAGCGACCGCCGGCGGCGACGCGGCGGCGACGACGACGCCCGCCCCGCGGGACGTGGACGCGCGCGAGTTCCCCGGGGAACTCCGCGAGGCCGTCGCCGAGCACGACCTCGTGCTCGTCGACTTCTACACCAAGGGCTGCACGCTGTGTCAGAGCATCGAGCCCGTCCTCGGCAGCGTCGCCCGCGCGGCCGACGTGCCGGTGCTGCTCGTGAACCCGCAGACCGACCCCTCGCTCGTGAGCGAGCACTCGATCCGGTCGGTGCCGACGCTCGCCCTGTTCCGTGCGGGATCCGACGAGAGGGAATCCAAGACCGACCGAGGCACAGAGCGACCCGAGGGCGGCGACGAGGGAGGTCCGAGAGAGGTGGGTCGGATCGCGGACGGCTTCGTCGGGGCCGAACGGATCGTGGAGTTCGTCGAGGACGCCCGAGCGACCGCCGACTCCTGA
- a CDS encoding amidohydrolase family protein, whose translation MLLRNATLADAAGVRDGDLRVAEGQIADAGDLTPRGDEAVVDCEGRAIVPGLVDAHVHLSLSGEPSVEDVVGMSDAELALVEARNARATLAAGVTGIRAMGARDVDVHVRDRIAAGDLPGPRTVANCRSITATGGHGHHLGREITGVDDARKAVREQAKRGAEFIKFMVTGGVTTPGTDPDAVALTDAEVDALVEEAHRHGMHAATHAHGAAGVKAAVDAGVDTVEHGTFLDDDAVDALVREDVTLVPTLSAPYRIVRNVEAATADVRHKTERVYERHIESFRRAVEAGVRVAGGTDAGTPFNTHGANASEVGFMADYAMDPLDALTAMTKASADAVGLDGQGTLEPGTHADLLVCGADPTGDLTTLNDPLVVIKGGEVVAGADRGLRRAVADAAATDRPAGGVGLTAE comes from the coding sequence ATGCTTCTGCGGAACGCGACGCTCGCCGACGCCGCGGGCGTCAGGGACGGGGACCTCCGGGTCGCGGAGGGCCAGATTGCGGACGCCGGCGACCTCACCCCCCGCGGCGATGAGGCGGTCGTCGACTGCGAGGGCCGGGCGATAGTCCCGGGGTTGGTCGACGCCCACGTCCACCTCTCGCTGTCCGGTGAGCCGAGCGTCGAGGACGTGGTCGGCATGAGCGACGCCGAACTGGCGCTGGTCGAGGCGCGGAACGCGCGGGCGACGCTTGCGGCCGGCGTCACCGGGATCCGGGCGATGGGCGCGCGCGACGTGGACGTGCACGTCCGCGACCGCATCGCCGCCGGTGACCTGCCCGGCCCGCGGACTGTGGCGAACTGCCGGTCGATCACCGCCACCGGCGGTCACGGCCACCACCTCGGACGCGAAATAACGGGCGTTGACGACGCCCGAAAGGCGGTCCGCGAGCAGGCCAAGCGGGGCGCGGAGTTCATCAAGTTCATGGTGACCGGCGGGGTGACGACGCCCGGCACCGACCCCGACGCGGTCGCGCTGACCGACGCCGAGGTCGACGCGCTGGTCGAGGAAGCCCACCGTCACGGGATGCACGCGGCCACCCACGCCCACGGCGCGGCGGGCGTGAAGGCGGCCGTCGACGCCGGCGTCGACACCGTCGAGCACGGCACGTTCCTCGACGACGACGCGGTCGACGCGCTCGTGCGTGAGGACGTGACGCTCGTGCCGACGCTGTCGGCCCCGTACCGGATCGTCCGCAACGTCGAGGCGGCGACGGCGGACGTGCGTCACAAGACCGAACGAGTGTACGAGCGCCACATCGAGTCGTTCCGCCGGGCCGTCGAGGCGGGCGTCCGGGTCGCCGGCGGTACCGACGCGGGGACGCCGTTCAACACCCACGGCGCGAACGCGTCGGAGGTCGGATTCATGGCCGACTACGCGATGGACCCGCTGGACGCGCTGACGGCGATGACGAAGGCGTCGGCCGACGCCGTCGGACTCGATGGTCAGGGGACTCTGGAGCCGGGAACCCACGCAGACCTGCTCGTGTGCGGGGCCGACCCGACCGGAGATCTCACGACGCTGAACGACCCGCTCGTCGTGATCAAGGGCGGCGAAGTCGTCGCCGGCGCGGACAGGGGGCTCCGTCGGGCGGTCGCCGACGCGGCGGCGACCGACCGGCCCGCCGGCGGCGTCGGCCTGACCGCCGAGTGA
- a CDS encoding helix-turn-helix domain-containing protein, with product MSVGEDDDGARAELARRIAGEITLSSDPGATLRKWRTDFGVSQTELAGELGVSSSVISDYESGRRESPGIGLVSRVVTGLLDIDAARGGARIRQYARVVSAGFESDIVRDIREYPAAVPTERVYEALDATEIAPGERDTVNGHTVINSIEAITSLSSEEFYRLYGQSTDRALVFTGVTRGESPLVALRVVTPTPNAVILHGLDEGALWDHAAALARVDGFSLAVSTTDLEPALEVLRSL from the coding sequence ATGAGCGTGGGCGAGGACGACGACGGCGCGCGCGCGGAGCTCGCCCGCCGGATCGCCGGCGAGATCACCCTCTCGTCGGACCCGGGGGCGACCCTCCGGAAGTGGCGGACCGACTTCGGGGTGTCACAGACGGAACTCGCCGGCGAGCTGGGCGTCTCCTCGTCGGTGATCTCAGACTACGAGAGCGGCCGCCGGGAGTCGCCGGGGATCGGCCTGGTCTCGCGGGTCGTCACGGGACTGCTCGACATCGACGCTGCGCGCGGGGGCGCACGCATCCGCCAGTACGCCCGCGTCGTCAGCGCCGGATTCGAGTCCGACATCGTCCGCGACATCCGGGAGTACCCCGCCGCCGTCCCCACCGAACGGGTGTACGAGGCGCTCGACGCCACCGAGATCGCGCCCGGGGAACGCGACACGGTCAACGGCCACACCGTGATCAACTCCATCGAGGCGATCACGTCGCTGTCCTCGGAGGAGTTTTACCGGCTGTACGGCCAGTCCACCGACCGCGCGTTGGTGTTCACCGGCGTCACCCGGGGGGAGTCGCCGCTGGTGGCGTTGCGGGTGGTGACCCCGACACCAAACGCCGTGATCCTCCACGGGCTCGACGAGGGAGCGCTGTGGGATCACGCCGCCGCGCTGGCGCGGGTCGACGGCTTCTCGCTGGCCGTCTCGACGACGGATCTGGAGCCGGCGCTGGAGGTTCTTCGGTCGCTGTAA
- a CDS encoding transporter, whose amino-acid sequence MREGPDRGGGVEAGSGRESGVVDRVAFVRGAAAGVGAYLLGYLATYVTQAGAVRDRLSGLNFLAELFGGEGIAAWQGVGWYFYNAHFVATVSPSFGGGTRSTNFLATAEANLAYLYVVPPVALLAAGVAVAALRGADDPADGAVAALGVVPAYFLLAVVGAFAFAYGAGDAGSVHPEYVTAALLAGVVYPAVFGGIGGAIGSFAVSR is encoded by the coding sequence ATGAGAGAGGGACCGGATCGAGGCGGCGGTGTCGAGGCGGGATCGGGGCGGGAATCCGGCGTCGTCGACCGGGTGGCGTTCGTTCGCGGTGCCGCCGCGGGCGTCGGGGCGTACCTGCTGGGGTATCTCGCGACGTACGTCACGCAGGCCGGGGCGGTCCGCGACCGGCTCTCGGGGCTCAACTTCCTCGCGGAGCTGTTCGGCGGGGAGGGGATCGCCGCCTGGCAGGGCGTCGGCTGGTACTTCTACAACGCCCACTTCGTGGCGACCGTGTCGCCGTCGTTCGGCGGCGGAACGCGCTCGACGAACTTCCTCGCCACCGCCGAGGCGAACCTCGCGTACCTGTACGTCGTCCCGCCGGTCGCGCTGCTCGCGGCCGGCGTCGCCGTCGCGGCCCTCCGCGGGGCCGACGACCCGGCCGACGGCGCAGTCGCCGCCCTCGGCGTCGTTCCGGCGTACTTCCTTTTGGCGGTCGTCGGCGCGTTCGCGTTCGCCTACGGGGCCGGCGACGCGGGCAGCGTCCACCCGGAGTACGTCACCGCCGCGCTGCTCGCGGGCGTCGTGTACCCCGCCGTCTTCGGCGGTATCGGCGGGGCGATCGGGTCGTTCGCGGTCTCGAGGTGA